Within Pseudomonas brassicacearum, the genomic segment AAGGAGCAGGAGATTTTTCCCCGGAACCTTGCCGGTAGGGGAGTCAAAGACTGCCTTGAAATGCCGGGGTGTAAGCAAACGCTTTTCCCGACTGAAGTCCTGACTCACCTCCAGTGCCGGATTATCAAACTGCCAGACGCGCACGACCTTTGGCGCGACGACGCGACAGGACGGCACGACCGTTCTTGGTAGCCATGCGAGCACGGAAACCGTGGGTACGAGCGCGTTTGATAGTGCTTGGTTG encodes:
- the rpmH gene encoding 50S ribosomal protein L34 — translated: MKRTFQPSTIKRARTHGFRARMATKNGRAVLSRRRAKGRARLAV